In the Helicobacter typhlonius genome, one interval contains:
- a CDS encoding Fic/DOC family protein has translation MWDSDEHLNDFDRFLLETNLVGATSLDELRHRERLLTLKRTQTLKTTYIKRDFSYKHLKAIHKHIFQDVYTWAGQDRYEMGLYGFMSKGDSTFCKGSFLPKQSKNIFENLKQCSLHEKQKDVDTLAQNLTTFMTDLNALHPFREGNGRVQRIFINELAHNAGFALDLNLIPKNDMIEASIQAMQGDNTELLKLIKTNLYSNTQAELQRRLDINLNNYGKVNDEKQKQEFLERANAIKEQTKKFNITLDSKSLQRLERINQEQNKERGRGR, from the coding sequence ATGTGGGATAGCGATGAGCATCTTAATGATTTTGATAGATTTTTGCTTGAAACTAATCTTGTAGGTGCGACTTCGCTTGATGAACTACGCCATAGAGAAAGATTACTTACACTAAAACGCACGCAAACACTCAAAACTACATATATTAAACGCGACTTTAGCTACAAACACCTAAAAGCTATTCATAAACATATATTCCAAGATGTCTATACTTGGGCGGGACAAGATAGGTATGAAATGGGTTTATATGGATTTATGAGTAAGGGGGATTCTACCTTTTGTAAAGGGAGTTTTCTCCCCAAACAATCTAAAAATATTTTTGAGAATCTAAAGCAATGTAGCTTACACGAAAAACAAAAAGATGTGGATACTCTTGCACAGAATTTAACCACCTTTATGACTGATTTAAATGCTTTGCACCCTTTTAGAGAGGGGAATGGAAGAGTTCAGAGAATCTTTATCAATGAATTAGCTCATAATGCAGGATTTGCGCTAGATTTAAACCTCATACCTAAAAATGATATGATAGAAGCCTCCATACAGGCAATGCAAGGAGATAATACAGAGCTTTTAAAGCTTATCAAAACTAACCTATACAGCAACACCCAAGCCGAACTACAAAGACGACTAGATATTAATCTCAACAACTATGGAAAAGTAAATGATGAAAAACAAAAACAAGAATTTTTAGAAAGAGCAAACGCTATCAAAGAACAAACTAAGAAGTTTAATATCACTTTAGATTCCAAGTCTTTACAGAGATTAGAGAGGATAAATCAAGAGCAAAACAAAGAACGCGGTAGGGGGAGATGA
- a CDS encoding zinc ribbon-containing protein has product MSGGKFKCNKCNYVITMLSASSLPPCPNCKSNNTWKNLSGKGDAPSHPYPNEK; this is encoded by the coding sequence GTGTCAGGCGGAAAATTTAAATGCAATAAATGTAATTATGTTATCACAATGCTTTCTGCTTCTTCTCTGCCACCTTGCCCAAATTGCAAGAGTAACAATACTTGGAAAAACTTATCAGGAAAAGGCGATGCACCAAGCCACCCATACCCCAACGAAAAATAA